Proteins encoded within one genomic window of Heptranchias perlo isolate sHepPer1 chromosome 35, sHepPer1.hap1, whole genome shotgun sequence:
- the pop7 gene encoding ribonuclease P protein subunit p20 isoform X2, whose protein sequence is MAENRAATAQPKVPVSEGVLDMDQVEYTLRKRLPRKLPKRKNDIYVNMKTDFKAQLARCQKMLDGGSFSEICIHGLGLAINRAINIALQLQGGSFGALQIAANTSTVELVDDLEPELDEGEPLTRTRNNSAIHIKVFHTLPK, encoded by the coding sequence ATGGCTGAAAACCGTGCAGCCACCGCCCAGCCCAAAGTGCCAGTGTCGGAGGGGGTTCTGGACATGGACCAGGTGGAGTACACGCTGCGCAAGAGGCTGCCCCGCAAGCTCCCGAAGCGCAAGAACGACATCTACGTCAACATGAAGACGGACTTCAAGGCGCAGCTGGCGCGGTGCCAGAAGATGCTGGATGGCGGTAGCTTCAGCGAGATCTGCATCCACGGCCTGGGGCTGGCCATCAACCGGGCCATCAACATCGCCCTCCAGCTCCAAGGCGGCAGCTTCGGGGCCCTGCAGATCGCGGCAAACACCTCCACCGTCGAGCTGGTGGACGACCTGGAGCCGGAACTGGACGAGGGTGAACCCCTCACCCGCACCAGGAACAACTCTGCCATTCACATCAAGGTTTTCCACACTCTCCCCAAGTAG
- the pop7 gene encoding ribonuclease P protein subunit p20 isoform X1: MPGDAAILLRSRRMSVVEEKAERRGQQRRRDPEERGTGAGASNTNPVSMAENRAATAQPKVPVSEGVLDMDQVEYTLRKRLPRKLPKRKNDIYVNMKTDFKAQLARCQKMLDGGSFSEICIHGLGLAINRAINIALQLQGGSFGALQIAANTSTVELVDDLEPELDEGEPLTRTRNNSAIHIKVFHTLPK, encoded by the exons atgccaggagacGCCGCCATCTTGTTGAGGTCTCGGCGCATGTCCGTTGTGGAGGAGAAGGCCGAGAGGAGAGGGCAGCAGCGGCGGCGGGATCCTGAGGAGCGGGGAACGGGAGCCGGGGCATCGAACACCAATCCCG TGAGCATGGCTGAAAACCGTGCAGCCACCGCCCAGCCCAAAGTGCCAGTGTCGGAGGGGGTTCTGGACATGGACCAGGTGGAGTACACGCTGCGCAAGAGGCTGCCCCGCAAGCTCCCGAAGCGCAAGAACGACATCTACGTCAACATGAAGACGGACTTCAAGGCGCAGCTGGCGCGGTGCCAGAAGATGCTGGATGGCGGTAGCTTCAGCGAGATCTGCATCCACGGCCTGGGGCTGGCCATCAACCGGGCCATCAACATCGCCCTCCAGCTCCAAGGCGGCAGCTTCGGGGCCCTGCAGATCGCGGCAAACACCTCCACCGTCGAGCTGGTGGACGACCTGGAGCCGGAACTGGACGAGGGTGAACCCCTCACCCGCACCAGGAACAACTCTGCCATTCACATCAAGGTTTTCCACACTCTCCCCAAGTAG